The proteins below are encoded in one region of Archocentrus centrarchus isolate MPI-CPG fArcCen1 chromosome 13, fArcCen1, whole genome shotgun sequence:
- the atg16l1 gene encoding autophagy-related protein 16-1 isoform X2, whose protein sequence is MAERRVECSWKKHVSEQLKLRDREQRQAFEEIILQYNRLLEKSDLQAVLSERYQADKYDVQRGHEASVTDSSRSDALQQEMAQMRIRHQEELTELHKKRGELAQSVIELNNQIQQKDKEIQNNEAKMLEYQQQISSLEGDCRELKSCLQDLERANQTLKDEYDALQITFSALEEKLRKTTEDNQELVSRWMAEKAQEANRLNAENEKDSRRRQAKLQKELADAAKEPLPIEPDDDIEVLAEDGGKVGGETSPSRPLSRTPSKKISQQPPGGLLDSISNIFGRRSANSFSTSPESTEAQSGVCAEVRVPTTALHIFEAHDGEVNAVRFSPGSRLLATGGMDRRVKLWEVVAGRCEPKGALTGSNAGITSIEFDSAGSYLLAASNDFASRIWTVDDYRLRHTLTGHSGKVLSARFLLDNARIVSGSYDRTLKLWDLRSKVCMKTVFAGSSCNDIICTEQCVMSGHFDKKVRFWDIRAESIVRELELFGRVTSLDLNHDRTELLTCTRDDLVKIIDLRTNAVKQTLSAQGFKCGADWTRVTFSPDGSYVAGGSADGALYIWNVLTGKVDRTLDRNHNSAINSVSWSPSGAYVASVEKGSRAILWSDM, encoded by the exons ATGGCGGAGCGGCGGGTCGAGTGCTCGTGGAAAAAACACGTGTCGGAGCAGCTGAAGCTCAGAGACCGAGAACAGAGACAAGCCTTCGAGGAGATCATCCTCCAgt ATAACCGTCTGCTGGAGAAGTCGGACCTGCAGGCTGTCCTATCAGAGAGATACCAGGCTGACAAATATGACGTCCAGAGAGGACACGAGGCCAG TGTTACAGACTCGAGTCGCAGCGATGCCCTGCAGCAGGAGATGGCTCAGATGAGAATCAGACATCAGGAGGAGCTGACAGAGCTGCATAAGAAACGAGGAGAG CTGGCCCAGAGTGTGATCGAGCTGAACAACCAGATCCAGCAGAAGGACAAAGAGATCCAGAACAACGAGGCCAA GATGCTTGAATACCAACAGCAGATCTCCAGCCTGGAGGGCGACTGCCGCGAGTTGAAGAGCTGCCTACAG GACTTGGAGAGAGCAAACCAGACGCTGAAAGATGAGTACGACGCCCTGCAGATCACCTTCTCCGCCCTGGAGGAGAAGctgaggaagaccacagaggacaaCCAGGAGCTTGTGTCGCGCTGGATGGCAGAGAAAGCTCAGGAGGCCAACAGGCTGAATGCTGAGAACGAGAAGGACAGCAG acgGCGACAGGCCAAATTGCAGAAGGAACTAGCAGACGCCGCCAAAGAGCCGCTGCCCATCGAGCC GGACGACGACATTGAGGTGCTGGCAGAGGATGGCGGGAAGGTGGGGGGAGAGACGTCACCCAGCCGACCACTCAGCAGGACTCCCAG TAAGAAGATCTCCCAGCAGCCTCCTGGGGGTCTGCTCGACTCCATCTCCAATATATTTGG GCGTCGGAGCGCCAACTCTTTCAGCACTTCACCAGAAAGCACTGAGGCCCAATCAGGCGTCTGTGCGGAGGTCCGCGTGCCAACCACAGCGCTGCACATCTTT GAAGCTCATGATGGCGAGGTGAATGCTGTGAGGTTTAGCCCTGGCTCCCGTCTCCTAGCAACAGGAGGGATGGACCGCAGGGTGAAGCTGTGGGAGGTCGTGGCTG GTCGCTGTGAGCCTAAAGGAGCTCTGACGGGCAGCAACGCGGGAATCACCAGCATCGAGTTTGACAGCGCT GGTTCCTACCTGCTGGCTGCCTCAAACGACTTCGCCAGTCGAATTTGGACTGTTGATGACTACAGACTGAGG CACACACTGACAGGTCACAGTGGGAAGGTCCTTTCTGCTCGCTTCCTGTTGGACAACGCTCGCATTGTCTCCGGGAGCTACGACCGGACCCTCAAACTGTGGGACCTGCGCAGCAAAGTCT gtatgAAGACGGTGTTCGCAGGCTCCAGTTGTAACGACATTATCTGCACCGAGCAGTGCGTCATGAGTGGACACTTTGACAAGAAGGTTCGCTTCTGGGACATCAG AGCGGAGAGCATTGTGCGCGAGCTGGAGCTGTTCGGCAGAGTGACGTCTTTGGACCTGAACCACGACCGTACCGAGCTGCTCACCTGCACCAGAGACGACCTGGTGAAGATCATCGACCTGCGCACAAATGCTGTGAAGCAGACGCTCAG TGCGCAGGGCTTTAAGTGTGGAGCTGATTGGACCAGAGTGACCTTCAG TCCTGACGGCAGCTATGTGGCCGGAGGATCAGCTGACGGCGCCCTGTACATCTGGAATGTGTTGACGGGAAAAGTGGACCGAACTCTGGACCGGAATCACAA TTCTGCCATCAACTCTGTGTCGTGGTCACCTTCGGGAGCATACGTGGCGAGTGTGGAGAAGGGCAGCCGGGCCATCCTGTGGTCGGACATGTGA
- the atg16l1 gene encoding autophagy-related protein 16-1 isoform X1 — translation MAERRVECSWKKHVSEQLKLRDREQRQAFEEIILQYNRLLEKSDLQAVLSERYQADKYDVQRGHEASVTDSSRSDALQQEMAQMRIRHQEELTELHKKRGELAQSVIELNNQIQQKDKEIQNNEAKMLEYQQQISSLEGDCRELKSCLQDLERANQTLKDEYDALQITFSALEEKLRKTTEDNQELVSRWMAEKAQEANRLNAENEKDSRRRQAKLQKELADAAKEPLPIEPDDDIEVLAEDGGKVGGETSPSRPLSRTPSKKISQQPPGGLLDSISNIFGRRRSANSFSTSPESTEAQSGVCAEVRVPTTALHIFEAHDGEVNAVRFSPGSRLLATGGMDRRVKLWEVVAGRCEPKGALTGSNAGITSIEFDSAGSYLLAASNDFASRIWTVDDYRLRHTLTGHSGKVLSARFLLDNARIVSGSYDRTLKLWDLRSKVCMKTVFAGSSCNDIICTEQCVMSGHFDKKVRFWDIRAESIVRELELFGRVTSLDLNHDRTELLTCTRDDLVKIIDLRTNAVKQTLSAQGFKCGADWTRVTFSPDGSYVAGGSADGALYIWNVLTGKVDRTLDRNHNSAINSVSWSPSGAYVASVEKGSRAILWSDM, via the exons ATGGCGGAGCGGCGGGTCGAGTGCTCGTGGAAAAAACACGTGTCGGAGCAGCTGAAGCTCAGAGACCGAGAACAGAGACAAGCCTTCGAGGAGATCATCCTCCAgt ATAACCGTCTGCTGGAGAAGTCGGACCTGCAGGCTGTCCTATCAGAGAGATACCAGGCTGACAAATATGACGTCCAGAGAGGACACGAGGCCAG TGTTACAGACTCGAGTCGCAGCGATGCCCTGCAGCAGGAGATGGCTCAGATGAGAATCAGACATCAGGAGGAGCTGACAGAGCTGCATAAGAAACGAGGAGAG CTGGCCCAGAGTGTGATCGAGCTGAACAACCAGATCCAGCAGAAGGACAAAGAGATCCAGAACAACGAGGCCAA GATGCTTGAATACCAACAGCAGATCTCCAGCCTGGAGGGCGACTGCCGCGAGTTGAAGAGCTGCCTACAG GACTTGGAGAGAGCAAACCAGACGCTGAAAGATGAGTACGACGCCCTGCAGATCACCTTCTCCGCCCTGGAGGAGAAGctgaggaagaccacagaggacaaCCAGGAGCTTGTGTCGCGCTGGATGGCAGAGAAAGCTCAGGAGGCCAACAGGCTGAATGCTGAGAACGAGAAGGACAGCAG acgGCGACAGGCCAAATTGCAGAAGGAACTAGCAGACGCCGCCAAAGAGCCGCTGCCCATCGAGCC GGACGACGACATTGAGGTGCTGGCAGAGGATGGCGGGAAGGTGGGGGGAGAGACGTCACCCAGCCGACCACTCAGCAGGACTCCCAG TAAGAAGATCTCCCAGCAGCCTCCTGGGGGTCTGCTCGACTCCATCTCCAATATATTTGG CAGGCGTCGGAGCGCCAACTCTTTCAGCACTTCACCAGAAAGCACTGAGGCCCAATCAGGCGTCTGTGCGGAGGTCCGCGTGCCAACCACAGCGCTGCACATCTTT GAAGCTCATGATGGCGAGGTGAATGCTGTGAGGTTTAGCCCTGGCTCCCGTCTCCTAGCAACAGGAGGGATGGACCGCAGGGTGAAGCTGTGGGAGGTCGTGGCTG GTCGCTGTGAGCCTAAAGGAGCTCTGACGGGCAGCAACGCGGGAATCACCAGCATCGAGTTTGACAGCGCT GGTTCCTACCTGCTGGCTGCCTCAAACGACTTCGCCAGTCGAATTTGGACTGTTGATGACTACAGACTGAGG CACACACTGACAGGTCACAGTGGGAAGGTCCTTTCTGCTCGCTTCCTGTTGGACAACGCTCGCATTGTCTCCGGGAGCTACGACCGGACCCTCAAACTGTGGGACCTGCGCAGCAAAGTCT gtatgAAGACGGTGTTCGCAGGCTCCAGTTGTAACGACATTATCTGCACCGAGCAGTGCGTCATGAGTGGACACTTTGACAAGAAGGTTCGCTTCTGGGACATCAG AGCGGAGAGCATTGTGCGCGAGCTGGAGCTGTTCGGCAGAGTGACGTCTTTGGACCTGAACCACGACCGTACCGAGCTGCTCACCTGCACCAGAGACGACCTGGTGAAGATCATCGACCTGCGCACAAATGCTGTGAAGCAGACGCTCAG TGCGCAGGGCTTTAAGTGTGGAGCTGATTGGACCAGAGTGACCTTCAG TCCTGACGGCAGCTATGTGGCCGGAGGATCAGCTGACGGCGCCCTGTACATCTGGAATGTGTTGACGGGAAAAGTGGACCGAACTCTGGACCGGAATCACAA TTCTGCCATCAACTCTGTGTCGTGGTCACCTTCGGGAGCATACGTGGCGAGTGTGGAGAAGGGCAGCCGGGCCATCCTGTGGTCGGACATGTGA